Below is a window of Thermodesulfobacteriota bacterium DNA.
CAGCCAGGCCAAGCTCTACCTGGAGGCCCGCGAGGCCCTGCTGCGATTCGCAACGGGATACCCGCTCGGTCCTGCGCCGGCACCGGAGAGCCCGCCGTGAGCGCGCTTCTGGTCGGGGTGGGCTACCTGGCCGTCGTCTTCGGGGGAGGGGTCATCGTGGAGGCCGCCCTGCGCCGGGTGCTGCGGCCCGAGGACGAGGAGGCGGTCCGGGAGTTCCGACGGCGCGGGCTAACTCGGGGGGGTAAGGTCATCGGGTGGCTCGAGCGGTTCCTGGCTCTGACCTTCATCCTCGCCGGCAGCCACGCAGCCATCGGACTCGTGCTCGCCGCCAAGGGCATCATCCGGTTCGGCGAGATCAAGGAGGCTCGAGAGCAGAAGGTCGCCGAGTATGTCCTGGTCGGCACGATGCTCAGCCTCTCGTGGGCCATCCTGATTGGCTCCCTCCTCCTGTGGATTGCCTGAGGCCGCCCCGGTTGGCCTGGCCGGGGATCACCCGGCTGCGGCCTCGCCGACAGTCTCGCCCATCCGCACCCGCCTCTCCGGCACCAGCTCGGGCCGCCAGCGCACCGCGTCCTTCCCGAACAGGACGATGACCGTGGACCCCATGTTGAAGCGCCCGAGCTCCTGGCCCTTCTCCAGCCGGACCGCGCCGAGCGGGTACTCCCAGCGCCGCACCTCCCGCTGTCGCGGCGGCGTGACGACCCCGTGCCACACCGTCTCGATGCTCCCCACGAAGACCGCCCCCACGAGCACCAGGGCCAGGGGCCCGGCATCGGTGTCGAACACGGCGGCCACCCGCTCGTTTCGAGCGAAGAGCTCCGGGACCGTCCGGGTCGTGGCGGGGCTGACGCTGAAGAGGCGGCCGGGCACGCAGACCATCTCCCGCAGGGTACCCGCCAGGGGCATGTGGATGCGGTGGTAGTCCCGGGGAGAGAGGTACAACGTGGCGAAGGACCCTCCCCGGAAGGGGGCGGCGCGCTCGGCGCTCCCCCCCAGGAGGCGCACCAGGTCGAAGGTGCGCCCCTTGGCCTGGAAGAGCGCGGC
It encodes the following:
- the asd gene encoding archaetidylserine decarboxylase (Phosphatidylserine decarboxylase is synthesized as a single chain precursor. Generation of the pyruvoyl active site from a Ser is coupled to cleavage of a Gly-Ser bond between the larger (beta) and smaller (alpha chains). It is an integral membrane protein.) produces the protein MVQHSDTDDRTSVWDVLRAAPQYALPHHLLSAAMEKLTRSRARWFKDPLIRWFSRAYRIDWDEARFRSPGAYPTFNAFFTRELRPGARPVDPSPGAVVSPVDAVVSQAGVAAGAALFQAKGRTFDLVRLLGGSAERAAPFRGGSFATLYLSPRDYHRIHMPLAGTLREMVCVPGRLFSVSPATTRTVPELFARNERVAAVFDTDAGPLALVLVGAVFVGSIETVWHGVVTPPRQREVRRWEYPLGAVRLEKGQELGRFNMGSTVIVLFGKDAVRWRPELVPERRVRMGETVGEAAAG